In one Gallaecimonas xiamenensis 3-C-1 genomic region, the following are encoded:
- the metE gene encoding 5-methyltetrahydropteroyltriglutamate--homocysteine S-methyltransferase, with the protein MALTHSLGFPRVGRRRELKFALEAYWSGDSSEALLQQAAAQVRQYNWQVQQGLDFVPAGDFTLYDHVLDTAVRLGAVPERFKADEPAITTYFRQARGRAPGGQDVPALEMTKWFNTNYHYLVPELADDQQFSLNVDEQLAQIREARAAGHKVKPVLVGPVTFLYLSKQREGADQRLSHLPKLINAYSQWLDKLAAEGIEWVQIDEPLLVTDISSDWQQALQTAYQALSEAPVKILLASYFGTLGNNLALATSLPVAGLHIDAVAGRAQLGVVDKAWPEDKVLSVGIVNGRNVWRTDLRAAIDSLKAIGERRGNQLWVAPSCSLLHSPVDLAQEDQLDDELKSWLAFGVQKVEEVQLIAKALNEGEGAIGEALAASDAAAAARKSSKRIHSDTVAKRVAAITGNDSQRQSAFGDRIAKQREYLKLPAYPTTTIGSFPQTPTIRGLRRDWRAGRLSEPQYREAISKEIEAVIREQEALDLDVLVHGEAERNDMVEYFGELLDGFAFTRFGWVQSYGSRCVKPPIIFGDVSRAQAMTVEWAAFAQTLTDKPVKGMLTGPVTILGWSFPRDDIELKTIAQQIALALRDEVVDLEQAGIKVIQIDEPAFRELLPLKLADQSAYFDWAVEAFRLSAAGVADDTQIHTHMCYSEFNAIIDAIAALDADVITIETSRSANELLDVFREYAYPNEIGPGVYDIHSPRIPSVDEMAALIQRAEAYIPAERIWVNPDCGLKTRRWDEVRPALKNMVDAAKQLRSQVA; encoded by the coding sequence CAACTGGCAGGTCCAGCAGGGCCTGGACTTTGTCCCCGCCGGCGACTTCACCCTCTATGACCATGTGCTGGACACCGCCGTACGCCTGGGCGCCGTGCCCGAGCGCTTCAAGGCCGATGAGCCGGCCATCACCACCTATTTTCGCCAGGCCCGTGGCCGCGCCCCCGGTGGCCAGGACGTACCGGCCCTGGAAATGACCAAGTGGTTCAACACCAACTATCACTACCTGGTGCCGGAACTGGCCGACGACCAGCAATTCAGCCTCAATGTCGATGAGCAGCTGGCGCAAATCCGCGAAGCCCGCGCTGCTGGCCACAAGGTCAAGCCGGTGCTGGTGGGGCCTGTTACCTTCCTGTACCTGTCCAAGCAGCGCGAAGGGGCAGACCAGCGCCTGAGCCACCTGCCCAAGCTCATCAACGCCTACAGCCAGTGGCTGGACAAGCTGGCCGCCGAAGGCATCGAATGGGTGCAGATAGACGAGCCGCTGCTGGTCACCGACATCTCCAGCGACTGGCAACAGGCGCTGCAAACCGCCTACCAGGCCCTGAGCGAGGCGCCAGTGAAAATCCTGCTGGCCAGCTACTTCGGTACCCTTGGCAACAACCTGGCCCTGGCCACCAGCCTGCCGGTGGCGGGCCTGCATATCGACGCCGTGGCCGGCCGTGCCCAGCTGGGCGTGGTGGACAAGGCCTGGCCCGAGGACAAGGTGCTGTCGGTGGGTATCGTCAATGGCCGTAACGTTTGGCGCACCGACCTGCGCGCTGCCATCGACAGCCTCAAGGCCATCGGTGAGCGCCGTGGCAACCAGCTGTGGGTGGCGCCGAGCTGCTCCTTGCTGCACAGCCCGGTGGACTTGGCCCAGGAAGACCAGCTGGATGATGAACTGAAATCCTGGCTGGCCTTCGGGGTGCAAAAAGTCGAAGAAGTGCAGCTGATTGCCAAGGCCCTTAACGAAGGGGAGGGCGCCATCGGCGAAGCCCTGGCCGCCTCCGACGCCGCCGCCGCTGCCCGTAAGTCGTCCAAGCGTATCCACAGCGACACTGTTGCCAAGCGGGTTGCCGCCATTACCGGTAATGACAGCCAGCGCCAAAGCGCCTTTGGTGACCGTATTGCCAAGCAGCGCGAATACCTGAAATTGCCCGCTTACCCCACCACCACCATCGGTTCTTTCCCGCAGACCCCCACCATCCGTGGCCTGCGCCGCGACTGGCGGGCCGGGCGCCTCAGTGAGCCGCAATACCGCGAGGCCATCTCCAAGGAAATAGAAGCGGTTATCCGCGAGCAAGAAGCCCTGGATTTGGACGTGCTGGTACACGGCGAAGCCGAGCGTAACGACATGGTGGAGTACTTCGGTGAGCTGCTGGACGGCTTTGCCTTCACCCGCTTTGGCTGGGTGCAAAGCTATGGCTCGCGCTGCGTCAAACCGCCCATCATCTTCGGGGATGTCAGCCGCGCCCAAGCCATGACGGTGGAATGGGCCGCCTTCGCCCAAACCCTGACCGACAAGCCGGTCAAAGGCATGCTCACCGGCCCGGTGACCATCCTTGGCTGGTCCTTCCCCCGCGACGATATCGAGCTCAAGACCATAGCCCAGCAAATCGCCCTGGCGCTGCGCGACGAGGTGGTGGATCTGGAGCAAGCGGGGATCAAGGTCATCCAAATCGACGAGCCGGCCTTCCGTGAGCTGCTGCCGCTGAAATTGGCCGACCAAAGCGCCTACTTCGACTGGGCGGTGGAGGCTTTCCGCCTGTCGGCGGCCGGGGTGGCGGACGACACCCAAATTCACACCCACATGTGTTATTCGGAGTTCAACGCCATCATCGACGCCATCGCTGCCCTGGATGCGGACGTGATCACCATCGAAACCTCCCGCAGCGCCAACGAACTGCTGGACGTGTTCCGTGAATACGCCTACCCCAACGAGATTGGCCCTGGCGTCTACGACATCCACAGCCCCCGCATTCCGTCGGTGGACGAGATGGCGGCGCTTATCCAGCGGGCCGAGGCCTATATCCCGGCCGAGCGGATCTGGGTTAACCCGGACTGCGGCCTGAAAACCCGGCGCTGGGACGAAGTCAGGCCAGCCCTGAAGAACATGGTGGACGCCGCCAAGCAGCTGCGCAGCCAGGTGGCCTGA
- the metF gene encoding methylenetetrahydrofolate reductase produces the protein MSLSHAQHLELLNHSVSELKDDIQVSFEFFPPGTEKAEASLWEALDRLVPLAPRFVSVTYGHSEEGRERTHKVIKQIGERTGLTAAPHLTCIDTPEAELRQIARDYWQNGIRHIVALRGDKQPGRQYTNYYASDLVRILREEGDFDISVAAYPEVHPEAKSAQADLLALRKKVEAGANRAITQFFFDVESYLRFRDRCVSAGIDVEIVPGILPVSNFETLKRFADLTNVAVPSWLAQRFAGLENDPTTRSLVGASIAIDQVRVLRKEGVKEFHFYTLNRAEQSYAICHTLGVRPQLAKAC, from the coding sequence ATGTCTTTGTCACATGCCCAACACCTGGAACTGCTGAACCACAGTGTCAGCGAACTTAAGGATGACATTCAGGTGTCCTTCGAGTTCTTTCCCCCCGGTACCGAGAAGGCCGAAGCCAGCCTCTGGGAAGCCCTGGACCGCCTGGTGCCCCTGGCACCGCGCTTTGTGTCGGTAACCTACGGCCACAGCGAAGAAGGCCGCGAGCGCACCCATAAGGTCATCAAGCAAATCGGCGAGCGCACCGGCCTGACCGCCGCCCCGCACTTGACCTGCATCGACACCCCGGAAGCGGAGCTGCGCCAAATCGCCCGAGACTACTGGCAGAACGGTATCCGCCATATCGTCGCCCTGCGCGGTGACAAACAACCGGGCCGCCAATACACCAACTACTACGCCTCCGATCTGGTGCGTATCCTCCGTGAAGAAGGGGATTTCGATATTTCGGTGGCCGCCTACCCGGAAGTGCACCCCGAAGCCAAGAGCGCCCAGGCTGACCTGCTGGCCCTGAGGAAAAAAGTGGAAGCCGGCGCCAACCGCGCCATCACCCAGTTCTTCTTCGACGTGGAAAGCTACCTGCGCTTTCGTGACCGCTGCGTGAGCGCCGGCATCGACGTGGAAATCGTGCCGGGCATACTGCCGGTCAGTAACTTCGAGACCCTCAAGCGCTTTGCCGACCTCACCAACGTGGCGGTGCCAAGCTGGCTGGCCCAGCGTTTTGCCGGCCTGGAAAACGACCCCACCACCCGCTCTTTGGTCGGGGCTTCCATCGCCATCGACCAGGTCAGGGTGCTGCGTAAGGAAGGGGTTAAGGAATTTCACTTCTACACCCTCAACAGGGCCGAGCAGAGCTATGCCATCTGCCATACCCTGGGTGTACGGCCGCAGTTGGCCAAAGCCTGTTAA
- a CDS encoding M61 family metallopeptidase: protein MRHTAVVAAVLSTLLGLALPARADVPAPLDTPYQGTLKLDVDATDLAHRIFRVHEVLPVKPGPLTLLYPAWIPGHHSPTGPIDKVAGIKVSANGQAIKWERDQGDVHAFHLEVPQGVDEINVDFQFLSPQNGGQGRVVMTPQMLNLQWNTVALYPAGHYSRQIQVQPNVTLPQGWHFATALEQQSHKGDTVSFKAIDFENLVDSPIFAGQHYKKVDLNPGAKVPVVLNVFADQEKDLAISDEGLKAHRNLIQQMYKVYGAHHYNHYDFLLALTDKLGGIGLEHHRSSENSGERNYFREWDKSWLGRDLLAHEFNHSWNGKYRRPAGIWTPTYNQVKRDHGLWVYEGQTQYWGFVFSARSGLWNHDQAMDMLARLAATYDKGRPGMNWRTILDTTNDPTIAQRAPLAFRNYQMSEDYYSGGQLIWLAVDAKLRELSGNKRSLDDFAKAFFGVNPGAWDVLTYEFDDVIASLNGVQKYDWASFINSRLKGHVNLSKSLNDQGWQLVYDDKASDAITAVEGRYKATDLTYSLGFMVGKDGSLKDVLWDSPAFNAGLSPSMTIVAVNGVQFDGDALKDAVTDAKTSQAPIELLVKDFDQYRTLKVDYHGGLKYPHLVRIKGQKDYLSQVLKPR, encoded by the coding sequence GTGAGACATACTGCTGTAGTGGCTGCTGTGCTCAGCACCCTGCTTGGCCTGGCTTTGCCGGCCCGGGCTGACGTACCAGCCCCCCTCGACACCCCTTACCAAGGCACCTTAAAACTGGACGTGGACGCCACCGACCTGGCCCACCGCATTTTTCGTGTCCATGAAGTGCTGCCGGTCAAACCCGGCCCCTTGACCCTGCTCTACCCGGCCTGGATCCCCGGCCACCACAGCCCCACAGGCCCCATCGACAAGGTGGCGGGCATCAAGGTCAGCGCCAATGGCCAGGCCATCAAGTGGGAGCGCGACCAGGGCGATGTCCATGCCTTCCACCTGGAAGTGCCCCAGGGTGTGGATGAAATCAATGTCGACTTCCAGTTCCTGTCCCCCCAGAACGGTGGCCAGGGCCGGGTGGTGATGACCCCCCAGATGCTCAACCTGCAATGGAACACCGTTGCCCTCTACCCGGCTGGCCATTACAGCCGCCAGATCCAGGTGCAGCCCAATGTGACCCTGCCTCAGGGCTGGCACTTTGCCACTGCCCTTGAGCAGCAAAGCCACAAGGGCGATACCGTCAGCTTCAAGGCCATCGACTTTGAAAACCTGGTGGACTCGCCTATTTTTGCCGGCCAGCACTACAAAAAGGTGGACCTGAACCCCGGCGCCAAGGTGCCTGTGGTACTGAACGTATTTGCCGATCAGGAAAAGGATCTGGCGATCAGCGACGAGGGCCTCAAGGCCCATCGCAACCTTATCCAGCAGATGTATAAGGTGTACGGTGCCCACCACTACAACCATTACGACTTCCTGCTGGCCCTGACCGACAAGCTTGGCGGTATCGGCCTGGAGCACCACAGATCTAGCGAAAACAGCGGCGAGCGCAACTACTTCAGGGAGTGGGACAAGTCCTGGCTGGGCCGGGATCTGCTGGCCCACGAGTTCAACCATTCCTGGAACGGCAAATACCGCCGCCCCGCCGGGATCTGGACCCCCACCTACAACCAGGTCAAGCGCGACCATGGCCTGTGGGTCTATGAAGGCCAAACCCAGTACTGGGGCTTTGTGTTCTCGGCCCGCTCCGGGCTTTGGAACCATGACCAGGCCATGGACATGCTGGCCCGCCTGGCGGCCACCTATGACAAGGGCCGCCCCGGCATGAACTGGCGCACCATCTTGGACACCACCAACGACCCCACCATAGCCCAGCGGGCGCCGCTGGCGTTTCGTAACTACCAGATGAGCGAGGACTACTATTCCGGTGGCCAGCTGATCTGGCTGGCGGTGGACGCCAAGCTCAGGGAGCTGTCCGGCAACAAGCGCAGCCTGGACGACTTTGCCAAGGCCTTTTTCGGGGTCAATCCCGGCGCCTGGGACGTGCTGACCTATGAGTTCGACGACGTCATCGCCAGCCTCAACGGCGTGCAGAAGTACGACTGGGCCAGCTTTATCAACAGCCGTCTCAAGGGCCATGTGAACCTGTCCAAGTCCCTCAATGACCAGGGCTGGCAGCTGGTCTACGACGACAAAGCGTCTGACGCCATCACCGCCGTAGAAGGCCGTTACAAGGCCACCGACCTCACCTATTCCCTGGGCTTTATGGTGGGCAAGGACGGCAGCCTCAAAGACGTGCTCTGGGACAGCCCGGCCTTCAACGCCGGCCTTTCCCCCAGCATGACCATAGTGGCGGTCAACGGTGTCCAGTTCGACGGTGACGCCCTCAAGGATGCGGTGACAGACGCCAAGACCAGCCAGGCCCCCATCGAGCTGCTGGTCAAGGACTTCGACCAGTACCGCACCCTCAAGGTCGACTACCACGGCGGCCTTAAATACCCGCACCTGGTGCGCATCAAGGGCCAGAAGGACTACCTGAGCCAGGTGCTCAAGCCCAGGTAA
- a CDS encoding M14 family metallopeptidase: MTQAYPIGTPGTPWGDAEKAQWLAQRQVQRSYQEQVVAKVQALTGTLELTQYGALSVDAQRYPLLALKTPNWQPHKPYVLVTGGIHGYETSGVQGAIQFARDHALGYGEHFNLLVVPCVSPWGYEMINRWNPLAIDPNRSFREDSPSEEAAALQQLVAGIKAPFLCHVDLHETTDSDESEFRPALAARDGKIFEPGTIPDGFYVVDDSESPQPAFQQAIVEAVAKVTHIAPADPDGTIIGSPVVAPGVIQYPLKKLGLCASVTGAPYSCTTEVYPDSPKATDAICNDAQVAAICGALDYLLAR; the protein is encoded by the coding sequence ATGACCCAGGCTTACCCCATAGGTACCCCTGGCACCCCCTGGGGGGATGCCGAAAAAGCCCAGTGGCTGGCCCAGCGCCAGGTTCAACGTAGCTACCAGGAGCAGGTGGTGGCCAAGGTCCAGGCCCTGACCGGCACCCTTGAGCTGACACAGTACGGCGCCTTGAGTGTCGATGCCCAGCGTTACCCGCTGCTGGCCCTGAAAACCCCCAATTGGCAGCCGCACAAGCCCTATGTGCTGGTGACCGGCGGTATCCACGGCTACGAGACCAGTGGCGTGCAGGGAGCCATCCAATTTGCCCGGGACCATGCTCTGGGTTATGGCGAGCATTTCAACCTGTTGGTGGTGCCCTGCGTCAGCCCCTGGGGTTATGAGATGATCAACCGCTGGAACCCCCTGGCCATCGACCCTAACCGCTCCTTCCGGGAAGACAGCCCCAGCGAAGAAGCTGCCGCCCTGCAACAGCTGGTGGCCGGCATCAAGGCCCCCTTCCTGTGCCATGTGGACCTGCACGAAACCACCGACAGCGACGAGAGCGAGTTCCGCCCGGCCCTGGCCGCCCGCGACGGCAAGATCTTCGAACCCGGCACCATTCCCGACGGCTTCTACGTGGTGGATGACAGCGAAAGCCCCCAGCCCGCCTTCCAGCAGGCCATTGTCGAGGCGGTGGCCAAGGTTACCCACATAGCCCCGGCCGACCCGGACGGCACCATTATCGGCTCCCCTGTGGTGGCCCCCGGGGTAATCCAGTACCCGCTGAAAAAGCTGGGGCTCTGTGCCAGCGTCACCGGCGCCCCTTACAGCTGCACCACCGAGGTGTACCCCGACAGCCCCAAGGCCACCGACGCCATCTGCAATGACGCCCAGGTGGCGGCCATCTGCGGCGCCCTGGACTACCTGCTGGCCCGTTAA
- a CDS encoding DUF6622 family protein, giving the protein MLLEILRHTPLWVYGLLLGLLLLGLKQSRDRRLGLRQAYLLPLLMVALSLLGMASSFGWQGGMVLWWLAGLALAATLGRGLAGQVRGRYHRASGQFEVQGSWAPLLLILAIFFTKYGVGVMTALHPSLFQPGPVAGLCLLYGALSGLFCARALGLWRLKQAA; this is encoded by the coding sequence ATGTTGCTGGAAATACTGCGCCACACCCCCTTGTGGGTCTACGGCTTGTTGCTGGGGTTGTTGTTGCTGGGGCTAAAACAAAGCCGCGACCGGCGCTTGGGGCTGCGCCAGGCCTATCTGCTGCCGCTATTGATGGTAGCGCTGTCGCTGCTGGGTATGGCCAGCAGCTTTGGCTGGCAGGGGGGCATGGTCCTTTGGTGGCTGGCAGGACTGGCCCTGGCCGCCACCTTGGGACGGGGCCTGGCGGGCCAGGTGCGGGGCCGCTATCACAGGGCCAGCGGCCAGTTCGAGGTACAGGGCAGCTGGGCGCCTTTGCTGCTTATCCTGGCCATTTTCTTCACCAAGTACGGGGTGGGGGTGATGACGGCCCTGCACCCCTCCTTGTTCCAGCCTGGCCCTGTGGCGGGGCTGTGCCTGCTGTACGGCGCCTTGAGCGGGCTCTTTTGTGCCAGGGCCCTTGGGCTTTGGCGGCTTAAGCAGGCGGCATAA
- a CDS encoding toxin-antitoxin system YwqK family antitoxin has protein sequence MRLMLSLLALLAFSVKAEQIWLDDDWDITSQDQASFYLAQPLAQQGALWQGTVFYKSTGNKRFEGSFTGPDMDSNHSLGPYKFYHPNGQLQAEGRRDDQGNFVGPTKIYGEDGVLESERLYQMPGQWVSEITYFYDNGQARQHSHYNKAGRLDGLRQAFYPGGQLESEQPYQNGQLDGLARSWAESGTLTESSPYQKGKRHGQTLEYDKDGKLTRSGNYRQGDKVGEHRWLRPDGSNSRLDQYDKKGRLLSRTDFDKDGNKTQERSSTYLAAGTQSLERYYSRGKLTRQVSKGPEDGRYLMERYDAKGELTDRQQEIDNQLHGLQITSGWGGQTTRLEYRQGQRHGDYSRTGDKGELLEQGRYENDQKVGTWRYQQRGLLVEHYLAGQLDGERRQTSEDGQLLLLEHYRLGKLHGLVEEYDRQGHLQTQGRMVNGQHDGPWHLKDDGYLLRYLDGTFKMGKKVGTWRTSNGKGYLVGQGQYDNQGRQQGVFYSFDDQGLLTELATYKDGQLHGANRHYRDGVQVYQADYRQGELLQEKEGDQAPCSGGGCSLFDQ, from the coding sequence ATGCGACTTATGTTAAGCCTGCTGGCCCTGCTGGCCTTCAGCGTAAAGGCCGAGCAAATCTGGCTGGACGACGACTGGGACATTACCAGCCAAGACCAGGCCAGCTTTTACCTGGCCCAGCCCCTGGCGCAGCAAGGGGCGCTCTGGCAAGGCACCGTCTTTTACAAAAGCACCGGCAACAAGCGCTTCGAGGGCAGCTTTACCGGCCCCGATATGGACAGCAACCATAGCCTGGGCCCCTACAAGTTCTACCACCCCAATGGCCAGCTCCAGGCCGAGGGCCGCCGCGACGACCAGGGCAACTTCGTGGGTCCCACCAAGATCTACGGGGAAGACGGGGTATTGGAGTCAGAGCGGCTATACCAGATGCCGGGCCAATGGGTCAGCGAAATCACCTACTTCTACGACAACGGCCAGGCCCGCCAGCACAGCCATTACAACAAGGCCGGCCGCCTGGACGGGCTGCGGCAAGCCTTCTACCCCGGCGGCCAACTCGAATCCGAGCAGCCCTACCAAAACGGCCAGCTCGACGGCCTGGCCCGCAGTTGGGCCGAGTCCGGCACCCTGACCGAAAGCAGCCCCTACCAAAAGGGCAAACGCCACGGCCAGACGCTGGAATACGACAAGGACGGTAAGCTGACCCGCTCTGGCAACTACCGCCAGGGGGACAAGGTGGGTGAACACCGCTGGCTGCGCCCGGACGGTTCCAACTCCCGCCTGGACCAATACGACAAAAAGGGCCGTCTGCTCAGCCGCACCGACTTTGACAAGGACGGCAATAAGACCCAGGAGCGAAGCAGCACTTACCTGGCAGCCGGTACCCAAAGCCTGGAGCGCTACTACAGCAGGGGCAAGCTGACCCGACAGGTCAGCAAAGGCCCCGAGGACGGGCGTTACCTGATGGAGCGTTACGACGCAAAGGGTGAGCTGACCGACAGGCAACAAGAGATCGACAACCAGTTGCACGGCCTGCAGATCACCAGCGGTTGGGGCGGCCAAACCACCCGCTTGGAGTATCGCCAGGGCCAGCGCCACGGCGACTACAGCCGCACCGGCGACAAGGGCGAGCTGCTAGAGCAGGGGCGCTACGAAAATGACCAGAAGGTCGGTACCTGGCGCTACCAGCAAAGGGGCTTGTTGGTGGAGCACTACCTGGCCGGGCAACTGGACGGCGAGCGCCGCCAAACCAGCGAGGACGGCCAGCTGCTGCTGTTGGAGCACTATCGCCTGGGCAAGCTGCACGGCCTGGTGGAAGAGTACGATCGCCAGGGTCACCTACAGACCCAGGGCAGGATGGTCAACGGCCAGCATGACGGCCCCTGGCACCTCAAGGACGACGGTTACCTGCTGCGCTACCTGGACGGCACCTTCAAGATGGGCAAAAAGGTGGGCACTTGGCGAACCAGCAACGGCAAAGGCTACCTGGTGGGCCAAGGCCAGTATGACAACCAGGGCCGCCAGCAGGGCGTTTTCTACAGCTTCGATGATCAGGGCCTGCTCACCGAGCTGGCCACCTACAAGGACGGCCAGCTGCACGGCGCCAACCGCCACTACCGGGACGGCGTCCAGGTCTACCAGGCCGATTACCGCCAGGGGGAGCTGCTGCAAGAAAAGGAAGGCGACCAGGCTCCCTGCTCTGGGGGCGGCTGTTCCCTGTTCGACCAATGA
- a CDS encoding toxin-antitoxin system YwqK family antitoxin, whose product MKPLLVALALLAFAANADVTWLDEGFGQTPYRDEALYYQAAPFEQVGDYWQLTLYHLATDQKAFEGRFARPELSMAAVLGPYRYYYPNGQLRVAGNQNADGHFEGLFRFYDPEGRLQSEGLYQGGVLRQNSRYYPGGQRQRLEHFDAEGRLDGLAQRWAADGRLLEAIIYQGGNPAGSQGKD is encoded by the coding sequence ATGAAACCCTTGCTTGTCGCCTTGGCCCTGCTGGCCTTCGCTGCCAACGCCGATGTGACCTGGCTGGACGAAGGTTTCGGCCAGACCCCATACCGGGACGAGGCCCTTTACTACCAGGCCGCCCCCTTTGAGCAGGTGGGGGACTATTGGCAGCTGACCCTCTACCACCTGGCCACCGACCAGAAGGCCTTCGAAGGGCGCTTTGCCCGCCCCGAGCTGTCCATGGCCGCCGTGCTGGGGCCTTATCGCTACTACTACCCCAACGGCCAGCTGCGGGTGGCCGGCAACCAGAACGCCGATGGCCACTTCGAGGGGCTGTTTCGCTTTTACGATCCCGAGGGCCGGCTGCAAAGCGAAGGCCTCTACCAAGGTGGGGTCTTGCGCCAGAACAGCCGCTATTACCCAGGCGGCCAGCGCCAGCGCCTTGAGCACTTCGACGCCGAGGGGCGCCTGGACGGCCTGGCGCAGCGCTGGGCAGCGGATGGGCGCCTGCTAGAGGCAATCATCTACCAGGGCGGCAACCCCGCCGGTAGCCAAGGAAAGGACTGA